The stretch of DNA CTCCTAGCAAAGGTGATTGAGGGCGGAAGGCACGGTCCACCTTCACCTGATGTGTTTTCATGGATGGATGGGCCTCAGAGGACATCCCTTTCCAGAGGCAAAGCCAATCAGCATTCTGCGTTCTCTCTCGCAGCTCCAATCCCGAGGaaggaggtagaggaggagCCAGTTCCCATCCCAGACCCATCCTCCCCGGCCCCCGTGCCCATCGCCAACCCAGCGAACCCACAGCTCCGTGGGGTCATCAAAGCCGAGACGCTGGAGAACGTGCccagccccacccaccccccggTGGTCATCAACCCTGCCGATGATGAGGACGAAGATGAGGACGGTAATGCCCCCAACGTCAAGCCGTGTGCTTTTCAAAGCTTGCGTTCAACTGAAAACATTTGTGGCCAGTTTGGCAGACAGATTTAGCCTAAAATGGAGGTTCTCCGTAGAACGATGGAATTTGTCGCAGCCTTAACGTTtctctgtgaaaccagccctgcGTAGAGTAGCAGGCAACTGCTACACTACGCAGCATCCATGGGTGAAACTCAGGTTGAACCTGTGTTCAGTATTCTGTGACAGTTCTGGGTTTTGTGTGTGATGGAGGTTGATTAGTGTGAATGACCCTCAAGCTCTCCATTTGTGTCTCCAGATCAGTTTTCGGAGGAAGGGGACGAGAACTCGTCTAGGATGGTGTCGCCTAGGAAACTCCTCTCTAGCCCCAACACAGGTACTAATCCCATCCACACCTACATtccttccagttttttttttttacgatttttctttttattaaatcaccataccttttttttatttttttaaagatgattCCTTAAACTTTGGAATAAGAACTCTTGAAGAAATCAGACTGAGGAAAGCACTAAAGGCTAATCTGAAGAAAGCTGGTAATTGTTCTTCAAATCTTTAATCATGCCTGAtgatttttttggtttcattttattatttacctctaaaggcccggacacaccaaaccgacggtcggctgTCGGCCGTCGGCCGCCggcggtggcgccctgtcggccgagtctttccggtgtgtcccgcccgccgacactccgtcggcgtgttttggagggctccaacgccgattcaacatgttgaatcggcgtcggagcccccggagccgtcgatgagagagagctctctgattggctgtccagctagcaaatcagtgcacgagaagagaaacggaagcgacgccATTCCAAGCCAGTGCCATTCCAAAGtcactatcactaccagacataattttcgattagtattactaaatagctgcaaactgtttgttgtgagcgagacaatggctgcttctaggtccaacgcaatgcaaacgcattccccggtcttccggtttccattttttgaaagacaaatacagactaccgccacctgctggtgtggaaagttattacctctcacgcaggcgcagaacgtacgtgcaactcggccgtcggcggaccgtcgttgcggtgtgttcggcacagccaacattaacgacgcgtatcgacgcgaggcgatctttgtcggcgctccgcagccgaccgtcggtttggtgtgtccgggccttaacaCTGAGATGGCCAATGAGGGCTGTATGCGTTTCTGGACTCCTGTCCTTAATTACTGAATTAGCCCTGACACTTGctccatctgacattttagctccATTTATTGATAAGCGCATGAATGGCAGCTTAATACTATTGTTGTGTTCCTATGTGAAACATTGTTTGGTGATCTAATCTACAAGTGAATCAGTGTTGCTGTTAGCTTATTTATCCCAGGTGTGTTTGCTTGGCCAGTGAAGATTTCTGGCCCCATTGGCATATCTTAAAATCAGTCAAACTCTCACCCTATTGgcaatctttttgtcttatttctaTTAAAGAGATGAAGTCTAAATTACTTAACTCATTCACTGTCATGGAATTCTAGAAAACAATCAAGAATGCTGTTAGTCAGGACCTGAATTGCCTGCTCTACCTTCTGCACTGTGTTAAAATGTTCTTTCATCATAAAGGTCAGACCCCCCCCAGCCAATCCCAGGGCTCCGAAGTGACCCTTCCATCTGGGCAGCACAGCAACGGCTCCAGTGGTGAAAAGGAGAACTTCAAATCCTTTATCCGACCTTCCCACTTCACTGCCAGGGATGGTAAGCAGTCAGTGAGGAGACTGTAAATCAGAGGTTCCTGAACTGTGGGTCCCTGATTCAAGGATGggggaaagtaaaaaaaagaacccCAAAATATGTTAATGTCGGCTACTATATATTTAACATCACAACAATCAAACTATGTTAAAGCAGTGAGGCAGGAGGTTGTTGTGTACTGCCAATATAGTCAGGGCCTGGGTTAAGAGATGTATACAGCAGTATCTGTGCTGAGGTAGTTTGGGTTAGGGGTTAAAGGTTAAGGGTTAACCCCCACGGTTGTTTGCAGATGCCCCGCTGCTGAATGAGGAGCCGGTGAAACGACGCATCGCTGAGAGGCTGGGAAAGAGGAAGGGAGCCTTGCCTTCAGAGCAGATCTTCATCGTGAAGAAAGGTACTGTGATGGAGAAAGGCCTTTTCCCCCCCCACTCTATATGAGAATAAACCtggtttcattaaaaatgtcacCTGTGCAGCAATGGCAGTagtaaattaaaacataaaaaatatagaaattatTTTGCTGACGCCTTTATCAAAAGTtaatttgactaagcaggggacaatccccccggaacaatgtggggttcaggAGCTTGCTGAAgaccccaacagctgtgctgatcttaatTTGGTCTCACcggggcttgaagcaccaaccttccaggttccagtcatgtacacTAGCCTCATTGGCCGATATAGAAACATTTCAATTTGTGATCAGCGCAACTAGCTGTTTGGCAATGGAATTTCAAAACTTTCGCTTGGGACATTAATGGGTTAATTCAGAGCTGAGAGCTGAGAGTTGTGAGAGCGGAACTTTCCAGATGGATTTCCTGTTGTGAGTTGGCGGTAAGAGGAAACGGTTCTGATTCCCGCAGATCTGCCCGCGGTGAGCGAACTGCCACTCAAACGTTCACTTGCTGAGCGCCTGGGAAGAAAGGTGGAGTCACTGGACGAGGAGGCGGATCCTCTCCCACAGAAAGGTGAGAGGAAAAGGgtgtattgtaaaaaaaaaaaaaaaaaacttctgtcTGTATTAGGCTGGTAAAAAAAACTGCCGTGGCAAtactttttgtcttattttgaccccaaaaaaagaagatgattttaagtctcaatataaggcTAAAATGAGGGttgagatttatttattttttgggttttgcagTACTGTTAAACTGCATTAACGGTTTTCTGCTCTTGTGTAAATGTACAGCAGTGAGGGACCGACTGGGCCTCCTTGCAGAGCCTGCTGCCCCTGACAACGGTAAGCTTTAGCCTTTTCAATGTTATTTATCATATTAATGTAATTGCATGTCTAATGCTATTTGTAATGACGTCCCTGAATTTACCGCCATTTTGGATCTGTGGAGTTTAAGCCAGTCAAATTGTGTACTTCAGTCTAGTCTCTCTATTGCACTCTGCTCTAAGAATTGCCTGACACCATCGTGTTCTTAGGTTCAGGACAGATAATAGGACTGGAGAGGAAAGGCCCGTGTGTTCTCTTGTGAGATAAATAATATTACACGCTGGTAACCCAGTCGTTATTTGTAATAATGTCGCTGGAAATGTGCGACTGAGTTTCTTGGGTTTCTCTGCCCTAATAGAGACGGAGGTGCAGGCGTCGGGAGAGATCCGGATCAAAACTCTGGAGGAGATCCGACTGGAGAAGTTGGGCAAGTCCCAAGGACAGGGGCCGGTACAGGAGCCCAGTACGGCTGTCACCAAAACCGCCCAAAAAGCCCCCAGCCCCGTGAAGAGGTCCGCCAAGCATCCGGGAGGCGTCCACATAAAGACCTTCTCTGAGCTCCTCCGTGAGAGGAAGAagaagcaggaggaggaggaggcggcggCGAAGCACAAGGAGGAGACTCAGAAGGAGGCGCAGAAGAAGGTGGCTGGGGTGGAGCAGTCCGCAAACGGCCGCGCGGCTGGGGGGAGCGAGGCACATCCACAGGGGGAGGTCCTGGGGAAGGTCCAGGGGAAGAAGACCTCCCTGCCCAGGCCCAGCGAGGTCCGAGTGAAGACCCTGGAGGAGATCCGCAAGGAGAAGGCTGCCCGAATGCTGGCTAAAGAGCAGGAGGcgaaggtggaggaggaggagaccccTGCGCCTCCCTCTGCCCTCCCTAAGAGGAGGATACTGCGCATTAACAAGGCCCCAGCGGCCGGTAGGTCACTCCTCACCCTGTGTTTTACCTCAGCCCTTTCTCTTCTCAGCGTGTTTTCTGTGACTCTTTGATAGACggcagacccgggtcaaatacataattgttttggattcacacttttctacactttattgagcttgtctggtgtattggaacctatggaagAACCTCAAGAAGTGCAAACCACGCCATCTGGTTTGCTCAGTTGTGCCAGGCAAAACTAatccagcacagaaaagcatttgaatccaaagcaatgacatatttgacccaggtctgacgcAGTGAGATAGCAGTGAGATATCACAGACAGAGTTTCACTTAAGTGTTTGTACACTTGCTTGTACTGGGGTTAACCAGAAGCTTCTAAATTTACAGGAGCAGACGCTGGCAGTAATCCAACCGCTCCGGAGACCAATGAGAAACCAGCTGGTGCCATCGCTGCAGAGGTGAGCTGCTTTCTGTACagatgtctctgtgtttgttgcCCATGGGGTTACCTCGTTACTCATGTTCCTTTTTGTTAATTTTAACGATAATGGAGACGGGATAATGTCatcagtgtgtgttgttttaGGCGTGTTATCTGAAGAGCTGTGTCTGCTTcgtgtttttcctttttaatgtcagtcagtcagtcaggtcATTGTCTGAGAAATAAGGGAGCACTAGGATGTCCCTGTATTTGCTGCACTGAAGGGGGCAGTTTGGTTAACTCGTTCTCCGTCTGCTGTAGAACGGACCTACGAACGGGAGGCGGGACTCACCCGGCGCGGCCGTGAAGGTGAAGACCTTCCAGGAGATCATGGAGGAGAAGAGACTGCGTGCGCAGCAGGGGGAGAAGGCAGAGGCCACGGCAGGGGAAGGAGCATCCTCCATCCCCCCAGAGCCTTCCTCTCCCCCATCTGCTCCCAAAGATGAGCCCCCCTCCAGACCGCTCAGAAAGAGAGCCAGCCCCGCCTCCAATCCCGCAAAAACCGCCACCCAACCCAAGGCCACGGCCGGTCGCCACGGCGACGCCCTCAAACAGAGAGGACCCGATCCCGCCACGCTTGCTGCAGGACCCACCCGGGCagtgtccccctccccccgtgcGGCAGGTGCCAGCTCTCCCCCCGCCAAGCGGAAAGGACCATCCTCAGAAGGAACTACGCCCCCCAGCCTGGCCCAAGAGGAACCACAGGTGGAGAGGACGCAGGGTCCTGCCCCCAAAAGGGCCCCTGTGCAAACGGCGGAAGCCAAAGGTACCCAAACTTCACCTTCATTTTCTACATCCATTGCTGTGAATGTACCAATGAATAaagcactgatcttattgtggcttcactcgggcttcaaccaccaaccttccaggtctcagtgCAACTAGGAACTTGTTGGTCTATAAGCCCCATAAGCACTTGTTTataatgtttttctgttgttttttttccccgtctTGCTTACCCCTTTCAGTGAGGCCCAAGTTAAATGTGAAGCCATCCGTAGTGAAGGCCACCTCCCAGGTGAAGCTGGGTCAGAAACGGAAAGCATTGGAGAGTCATCGTTCTGCTGTTGCTGCGGTCAAGCCTCTCAACAGCACCCCCACTGCAGTGGAGAACCATGCGCAGGAATCACCCTGCAAGCGCGCTGATGTGAAAGCTCCAGAGGTGAGGCTCTGCTTTGTGCCGGCTCCACGGTACCGCATTGAAGATGTTTTGGCTCCAGATTGGGGAGGGAGGATTAGTGGTGTAATTTTGTGTCTTTGTTTGTGTTCCTAGATGGTGGCTCCTTCGGTAAGTGTGGAGGTGGATGCCCAGGTTTGCCCTCTGGCTCCCAGGGTCTCCTCCACAGCCACCAGCAGCCCCTCTGAGGCAGATCTCCACAGAACCGCTGAtgcagagtacagacctgccacGCCCGAGCCGGTCTTCACGCCCGCTAAAGAGCCTCCTGCTGCTTCACTGAGGTATATTTTCCCACTGAGCTGTCCTAACTCCATGTCTgggctgccaaaccctgttcctaaAGACCTACCATCCTGTAAGTcaggatcatcaactctggccctcatatCCAAAGCCAgcgctggttttcttttctcctgggtaattggtGCTGCTTATTGGCCAGACTCCCTTCActcctgagacccaggtaaaggaagggtggaaaaccagcagtcctcaACCCTCAATAACCATGGCTGTAGGATTTAATTTCCCCTAAACCGAATCTGGCCCtgcctgattctactaattggaAGCTTGtggagatctctagctgttgaataaggtgtgctttgttagggttttagtgaaaacctacagctctgtgaatctccaggaacagggttgggcagccctgctttaggTTGTCCTTATATGCGTGAGTCTTGGTTCATCTGTATTTGTTCCTGCCGTGTCCACCTGCTTTGGTTGGTAAAGTTCCCCTCTGCAGTGATCCTGAGGTAGACGTGCGTGTTTGGACGTGTCGGTTGGTAacgggcctctctgtgctttGAGCAGCTCCCCGGTGGTGAAGACCCCGGTCCAGCCCAAGACTCGGCGCCAGAGCATGACCacgccccgggccccgggcccctccACGTTCGACGACCTGGACGAGCTGATGAACGAGTTCGCCGATGATCCACTGGACGGCGAGATGGAGCTGGACCCCGCCAAGGACGAGGACGACCTCCTGCTGGAGCTCTCTGAGATGATCGACAGCTAGGGGCCAGCGCTGTAGTCTGGGCTTCCTGATCCGACACCTCctaccacagaggaagagaataGGCTTGAACAttgatcctctctctctcgctctctcttaaCTTCTGTGCTTGGTAGATGTTCTGGTGCCCCTCCATCAAGGATCAGTGTTGCATAACTGGGATCGttcctctcttctttctctatCTGGggtctgattgtgtgtgtaggCAATTctttttccataaaaaaaaaattatgtaaatgtgattttattttaactttgaGATGTGACACTGCTTTTAATTTTTACCTGTTTGGTCTAGACCGTTGTGTTCATCATTGATTACCTCTCTCAGTGGTTTCTGcgcatttaacatttaaatgcaGAGACTTGATGTGTTCCCAGAGGGAATTTTTATAATGTGTatataaagaaacaaaaaaaaaacaaagattttcATTTGCTTTGCTTTATCATTCCTCATTTGAAGTGAGGTGTAGAAAGCCACGTTTGGCTGGAATAGAAAGGTGTATGCTCTGCCGTAAGTCGTCATTGGTGTATTCTTTTACCCCTCATCCATTAGTCAGCGGTGAGCAGATGTAATTGACACCTGGTGCAAACCTAGGTAGTTGTATTTCACCGTTCATTTTCTATCACTGAAACTTTAGTCTGAACTTTGGTAACTTTGATGTAATTTTAATGGGTTAAACCTGACCGTTTGTATACTACTTGTGCTGTTATGTATGTATGCTTGAGCCGAATGTGATGAACAGATGAGGTGGTAAAGTCTTGCAGCTCTGCATCATGCCCTCTGTATATTTTGAGCCCCCCCTCCATGAATATTGCCCTTAAATCTTgctcagattttttttccccagtctgTGACTGTAAATAGTCTTATTTCTTAAATTGAGCATGGCTGTTTCCAACTGAACCTCTATAAAGCTTAAGAGACAATCGATTGGAGAAAAGTCATGTAATGGCACTAGGGTCTGTATCCAATGGGGCAGTTAACAAATCCTGTCGGTTCACAGGTGGGATGGTTTTGTACACACTTGAGCGTATTGTGTGTAACTACAGCACAGTTTTTTCCTTAAACTGAACATTAACGCAGTTTATGTTCAAATTAGATTTTCAGAAGGCCAAATCCATGTTGTATACAGATGCCTTCAAGTGTCAGCTTGATTGAACTCAAAATATGACCTTTGGTTTGAGGTGGAAACATGCCTTAACATTTTTGTCCCCgctttttcaaaattttcaAAATCTTTATGAGAGTAAAGCCTGAATTGCATGTATTGCAAGATTATCCATTTGTGAATTAATTCGTCTGCATATTAGTTTGCTTGGCTGTCTTTTCTTTTGAAGTATGAATTTTGATGTGTTTGCTCATAAACAGTTGTGAAAATCTTGGAAAATTTCAGATGTAAACTGCCACTGGGGACCATATTTTAAAGTTGCTATTCATCATTCCCGATCACAGTAAGGTGGTGTAATTTGCATCAAACCTCAGCCttcattaaaaacttacaaagaataaaatgaaataactgcCTCAGGGAAAGCTGTTCACACCATAATGTCTTGTCACACTGTTAtatgtttgtcatgttcatgtgACTGCTGGTGGGCGGTTTTTCAAAGTTTATTTTGGAAtgtcatacttttttttttcttaactgTAATGGAGGTAGGATAATGTCATCAGTGTATGTTCTTTTAAGCGTGTTATCTGAAGGCTGCttcatgtttttcctttttaatgtcAGTCAGATCATTGCTTATCtctgaataataaaaaggttTATGTACActgggatttttattttattttttatcaaaggCAAAAGTCCTGAACACCATTTTCAGTTtggaaatcattttaattatctTAAGAACACATCTGAATTCTGACCTTTTCGGTTTCTGTTCGGAACCTTGGCATAATATGCTTAGATCTACCTTTAAAGCTTTAAGGGGAGGCACTATAGGTCAAAATGCTTATTTATAGGTCAGTTTTGAGATTATATTTAGCTTTTGCATTATGGtagtttcataaaatatatgaacTTTACAAGTGgttaatttcaatgtttttatacaaCTTGTGTAAAATCAACCAGCAGAAAAAGAATTTCTGAAAGGTATTTCTTTCATGATTCTAACACATGGAAACCAAATTTTGCTCAGTGCTTAACCAGAATAGCTGTggaattacacatttttatttatatatatatatatatatatatatatatatatatatatatatatatatagtcacTTATATTTTATGTAGAAAAATAGCAAAGAATCAGAATTCTTCTAGCAtgtggatgtttttatttaacttcaaaaaattttttagcaataaaacaaaagcttGAAAAAACCCTCTAATTCCCCCGCTATAGTCGTTCCGCCACATTGAAATAGATTTCATCCACTGagacaaaaaagtgttttaactAATATGTGATTCAGTGTTGTGTTAATTATTCATGGCTAATTTGCATATGTTCCGAAAAAATACATTCTTTTTG from Conger conger chromosome 14, fConCon1.1, whole genome shotgun sequence encodes:
- the zc3h11a gene encoding zinc finger CCCH domain-containing protein 11A isoform X2, whose product is MTNHGDDCYFFYYSTCAKGDSCPFRHCEAAMGSETVCNLWQENRCFRKVCKFRHMEIKKKRNAIACYWENQPAGCQKPHCAFHHEKPRMIDGVFVPPSKAPIPRKEVEEEPVPIPDPSSPAPVPIANPANPQLRGVIKAETLENVPSPTHPPVVINPADDEDEDEDDQFSEEGDENSSRMVSPRKLLSSPNTDDSLNFGIRTLEEIRLRKALKANLKKAGQTPPSQSQGSEVTLPSGQHSNGSSGEKENFKSFIRPSHFTARDDAPLLNEEPVKRRIAERLGKRKGALPSEQIFIVKKDLPAVSELPLKRSLAERLGRKVESLDEEADPLPQKVRDRLGLLAEPAAPDNETEVQASGEIRIKTLEEIRLEKLGKSQGQGPVQEPSTAVTKTAQKAPSPVKRSAKHPGGVHIKTFSELLRERKKKQEEEEAAAKHKEETQKEAQKKVAGVEQSANGRAAGGSEAHPQGEVLGKVQGKKTSLPRPSEVRVKTLEEIRKEKAARMLAKEQEAKVEEEETPAPPSALPKRRILRINKAPAAGADAGSNPTAPETNEKPAGAIAAENGPTNGRRDSPGAAVKVKTFQEIMEEKRLRAQQGEKAEATAGEGASSIPPEPSSPPSAPKDEPPSRPLRKRASPASNPAKTATQPKATAGRHGDALKQRGPDPATLAAGPTRAVSPSPRAAGASSPPAKRKGPSSEGTTPPSLAQEEPQVERTQGPAPKRAPVQTAEAKVRPKLNVKPSVVKATSQVKLGQKRKALESHRSAVAAVKPLNSTPTAVENHAQESPCKRADVKAPEMVAPSVSVEVDAQVCPLAPRVSSTATSSPSEADLHRTADAEYRPATPEPVFTPAKEPPAASLSSPVVKTPVQPKTRRQSMTTPRAPGPSTFDDLDELMNEFADDPLDGEMELDPAKDEDDLLLELSEMIDS
- the zc3h11a gene encoding zinc finger CCCH domain-containing protein 11A isoform X1 — its product is MTNHGDDCYFFYYSTCAKGDSCPFRHCEAAMGSETVCNLWQENRCFRKVCKFRHMEIKKKRNAIACYWENQPAGCQKPHCAFHHEKPRMIDGVFVPPSKAPIPRKEVEEEPVPIPDPSSPAPVPIANPANPQLRGVIKAETLENVPSPTHPPVVINPADDEDEDEDDQFSEEGDENSSRMVSPRKLLSSPNTDDSLNFGIRTLEEIRLRKALKANLKKAGQTPPSQSQGSEVTLPSGQHSNGSSGEKENFKSFIRPSHFTARDDAPLLNEEPVKRRIAERLGKRKGALPSEQIFIVKKDLPAVSELPLKRSLAERLGRKVESLDEEADPLPQKAVRDRLGLLAEPAAPDNETEVQASGEIRIKTLEEIRLEKLGKSQGQGPVQEPSTAVTKTAQKAPSPVKRSAKHPGGVHIKTFSELLRERKKKQEEEEAAAKHKEETQKEAQKKVAGVEQSANGRAAGGSEAHPQGEVLGKVQGKKTSLPRPSEVRVKTLEEIRKEKAARMLAKEQEAKVEEEETPAPPSALPKRRILRINKAPAAGADAGSNPTAPETNEKPAGAIAAENGPTNGRRDSPGAAVKVKTFQEIMEEKRLRAQQGEKAEATAGEGASSIPPEPSSPPSAPKDEPPSRPLRKRASPASNPAKTATQPKATAGRHGDALKQRGPDPATLAAGPTRAVSPSPRAAGASSPPAKRKGPSSEGTTPPSLAQEEPQVERTQGPAPKRAPVQTAEAKVRPKLNVKPSVVKATSQVKLGQKRKALESHRSAVAAVKPLNSTPTAVENHAQESPCKRADVKAPEMVAPSVSVEVDAQVCPLAPRVSSTATSSPSEADLHRTADAEYRPATPEPVFTPAKEPPAASLSSPVVKTPVQPKTRRQSMTTPRAPGPSTFDDLDELMNEFADDPLDGEMELDPAKDEDDLLLELSEMIDS
- the zc3h11a gene encoding zinc finger CCCH domain-containing protein 11A isoform X3; translated protein: MTNHGDDCYFFYYSTCAKGDSCPFRHCEAAMGSETVCNLWQENRCFRKVCKFRHMEIKKKRNAIACYWENQPAGCQKPHCAFHHEKPRMIDGVFVPPSKAPIPRKEVEEEPVPIPDPSSPAPVPIANPANPQLRGVIKAETLENVPSPTHPPVVINPADDEDEDEDDQFSEEGDENSSRMVSPRKLLSSPNTGQTPPSQSQGSEVTLPSGQHSNGSSGEKENFKSFIRPSHFTARDDAPLLNEEPVKRRIAERLGKRKGALPSEQIFIVKKDLPAVSELPLKRSLAERLGRKVESLDEEADPLPQKAVRDRLGLLAEPAAPDNETEVQASGEIRIKTLEEIRLEKLGKSQGQGPVQEPSTAVTKTAQKAPSPVKRSAKHPGGVHIKTFSELLRERKKKQEEEEAAAKHKEETQKEAQKKVAGVEQSANGRAAGGSEAHPQGEVLGKVQGKKTSLPRPSEVRVKTLEEIRKEKAARMLAKEQEAKVEEEETPAPPSALPKRRILRINKAPAAGADAGSNPTAPETNEKPAGAIAAENGPTNGRRDSPGAAVKVKTFQEIMEEKRLRAQQGEKAEATAGEGASSIPPEPSSPPSAPKDEPPSRPLRKRASPASNPAKTATQPKATAGRHGDALKQRGPDPATLAAGPTRAVSPSPRAAGASSPPAKRKGPSSEGTTPPSLAQEEPQVERTQGPAPKRAPVQTAEAKVRPKLNVKPSVVKATSQVKLGQKRKALESHRSAVAAVKPLNSTPTAVENHAQESPCKRADVKAPEMVAPSVSVEVDAQVCPLAPRVSSTATSSPSEADLHRTADAEYRPATPEPVFTPAKEPPAASLSSPVVKTPVQPKTRRQSMTTPRAPGPSTFDDLDELMNEFADDPLDGEMELDPAKDEDDLLLELSEMIDS